The following are from one region of the Sulfurimicrobium lacus genome:
- a CDS encoding DUF4870 family protein, producing the protein MSELQSPTDQDSLKTLTTVVHALQAASFIIGITSIVAIVINYVKIDDVKGTWLESHFRWQIRTFWFGLLWGVIGVLTFILVIGWLILAADAVWVIYRIVKGWLNLNEGKEVNPA; encoded by the coding sequence ATGAGCGAACTTCAAAGCCCCACCGATCAGGATTCCCTGAAAACTCTCACCACCGTGGTCCATGCCCTGCAGGCAGCGTCCTTTATTATCGGCATAACCAGCATCGTCGCCATCGTGATCAATTACGTGAAGATCGACGACGTCAAGGGCACCTGGCTGGAATCGCATTTCCGCTGGCAGATCCGCACCTTCTGGTTCGGCCTGCTGTGGGGCGTGATCGGCGTCCTCACCTTCATTCTCGTCATCGGCTGGTTAATCCTGGCGGCCGATGCCGTCTGGGTGATCTACCGCATCGTCAAGGGCTGGCTGAACCTCAACGAGGGCAAGGAAGTGAATCCGGCGTAG
- a CDS encoding nucleotidyltransferase family protein: MSQPKISLPQDQLSRFCRQWKIAEFALFGSVLRDDFRPDSDIDVLVTFLPDASWSLFDHVEMRDELAAMLGRKVDLLTRNAVEQSRNQIRRRAILESAEVIHAAA; encoded by the coding sequence ATGTCCCAGCCGAAAATCTCCCTGCCTCAGGATCAGCTTTCCCGCTTCTGCCGCCAGTGGAAAATCGCCGAATTCGCCCTGTTCGGCTCGGTGCTGCGCGATGATTTCCGCCCCGACAGTGACATTGACGTGCTGGTAACTTTTTTGCCCGATGCAAGCTGGAGCCTGTTCGATCATGTGGAAATGCGCGACGAACTGGCCGCCATGCTGGGGCGCAAGGTGGATTTGCTGACCCGCAATGCTGTCGAGCAAAGCCGTAATCAAATTCGTCGGCGTGCCATTCTGGAATCGGCCGAGGTCATCCATGCCGCAGCGTGA